One Anguilla rostrata isolate EN2019 chromosome 15, ASM1855537v3, whole genome shotgun sequence genomic window, TCTCCAAGAGTTTGTTTGATTAGCCCTTGTCTTCTCTGATTAACAGAATGCCCTTGAGATGCCAATCAAACGGCAGCCCTCTGCAGCAGAGACGAGGCGGAGCGCGAGAGCAGCTTTGTGTGAAATACCAGGAGCGCTGGGTATTTGGCGTGCTTCTGTGACGTGACTCCGTGACTGTGGGTGTGATTTCGTGGACGGCGTTTGTGAGCAGGGTGCCGTGGTAACGACAGGGGCGTGGCCCTGTGGAAGTATGGGCGGGGCTATGCTGTTGAGGGGGTGTGGCCCTTTGTGAGTGTGGGTGGGACTCTGGTAATGAGGGGACAAGGCCCTTTGggaatgtgggcggggctatgATATTAAGGAGGTGTGGCTTTTTGGGAGTGTGGGTGGGACTGGCAGTGAGAGGGAAAGGCCCTGTTGGAATGTGGGTGGGGCTATGATATTAAGGAGGTGTGGCCCTTTGTGAGTAGTGGGCGGGACTCTGGTAGCGAGGGCGCATGgctctgtgggagtgtgtgtacatCGACGTTTAATATCACGGCAGCTGCGCACACATTTTGGTGGCAGAAAACAAGTAAACAGATAAGGAGAGGGTTGGCAAAGTCCCTGAAAAATGTCTTGTTGTGCCATTGGCTGTCAAAGTAGAAATAGCACAAAATAGGgccttcatttttaaagaataccTTTGTCGAGTACCTCCCATTTGAAGCTCAGCGCATTTGTGGCTGCAAGCCGTTAAAAGAACAGACTGTACTGATGTCATTGGTAGTTCTCGTCTCTGCAGTGCCCATTTCATATCAGGTGGCATTTTCTCCAGtgctcaacacaaacaaagcCAGAAATGAATTAAGTAGGCTAATAGTTAAGGATAACTAAGTGGCAGCTTCCACAAAGTTTAGCATTAGCTGGCTAATTCACAATGAGAAACGCCATTGACCAATGTTAGCAACCTCAGCACGTAGGCAGGAGTAGCTTGTAGAACAATGATCTCTTACAGGAGAGGCATCAATGGATCCTTATTTGTGTAATTAATTTTGTCTTGTGCTgacaaatgtttaatttgaCAAGGTCTCCTGAGGATCCATAATGTTGTTTTCTATGAGTTAGCAAACTAATTATGAAAGTTTCACGCACAGATCTTTCTTTTGCTACCACCGCTACATTATTCAAACTGTCAACAGACCGTTCTTTCTGCCACTAGTTTGGCTCCGCCCACAAATACATCATCAATGTTTATTAAGACCAAAATGGTTTATAGAACCCTTTGGGTTGTGGGTATGGGGAGTGGGAATGGGGACACCAAGGGAAATGTATGATGTCAGAAACCTACAGACATGATGAATTCTCACTGCTCAAGGAAAGTTTTCAATCTTGCATGGTCTTGTACAAGGAATAGACattaccgtttttttttttttttgcttttataaacGTGGGACTTATTTTGGATAATagtgattaaataaatgtatagttCAATAATgcgaaagcagaaaaaaatgtatcagtaATTGGCAGCTGCTCTGATGATGGACAGATattgtcttttctgtttttgtggaCTGCCTCTCTACGATGTCTTTACAGAGCCTAAATGAACTCAATTGTATGTACTCACGTGtttctctacccctctctctccccctctctcttaccccttctttctctccctctttctctctttctctctctttcatcatGCTTGCTGGAAAAGAGTATGCAAGAGGTATGTGagtccctccctgtctcctaCTGGGACTTTTTGGAGGACAGGACTCTTTTTCTGACCCTTTGGGATGATGAGTTTGAgtactgcctccccccccctcactgttACCGCGGTGATGGGAGAGGGGCAGCAGGGGGTAGGGGCCGATAACTGCCCTTCAGTACCttcagagtttgcatgttctccccgtgttcgcgtgggtttactccgggtactccggtttcctcccacgctcaaagacatgcatgttaggtgcactcctgaagttgcccttgaccaaggcactggcctcagaactggagttggtctccgggcgctgcactgtggctgcccactgctcctaagtaactaggatgggtcaaatgcagaggacaaattaccccacggggttcaataaaaagtATATCTTTATATCTTTAACTTCAGTTTTTATCAAATTCTTTTGGTAagactatttatttttgtaattggcttcttttttttgaggtttttacctttaaaatatttattttgcgtCTTTGTCTACTGTAAGTGCCTTTTATGTCTTACTTACAGTGCCGTGAGAAAGTAGCCTACTTGCCGCTTCATGATTTACTGttattgaatatttgtcacagtgaatggtttcagatctttagactaaatgtaatattagacaaagggaacctgattTTAATACCTTAAAACAGattttgttcataattttttcatttatttaatcaaaatagTTAataaaacacccatatcaccatGTGAAAAGGTAATTGCCCCTTAATCTTAacaactggttgcaccacctttagcagcaataactgcaacgaaacactttctgtcattttatatcagtctttcacatcactgtggaggaattgtAGCCCACTATTCTTTGCAGAACTGATTTAATACAGACAAATTagtaggttttcaagcatgaattGCTCCTCTCAGGTCTTGCCACAACATCGTTGTTGGGTtaaagtcaggactttgactagacCACTCCAGAacttaaattgtttattttcagccattctgATATGGACTTGCTTTTCggctttgggtcattgtcttgttgcgtAACCCTATTGCGCTTCAGCTTCAGGtcatggacagatgactggacatttTCCTGAAGAATGTTCTGGTACAGAACAGAATTCATGGATCCTTCAGTCatccaggtcctgaggcagcaatGAATCCCCACAACATCACACTGAAATTTTGTTTAATTGGTTGACTGAGTAACTAAGggtgcaattactttttcacatgggtgatatggatgtttgataacttttaaataaatgaaataataattttaaaaatgtgctttgtgtgtgcccagtttccctttgtctgatattacattttgtctaaagatctgcaACCATTTAGTGTGACAAATCTGCAGTAATAGAGCAAAACGGGAAgggagcaaatactttttcagggCACTGTAACTGTTTGTTTGGGTTAGCAAAGTTAGCCATTTGGAAAACGAGGAAAAATCTTATCTTGGGGGCCGTGGTCAGTGGATTCCAAGAATATAATGTTGGGGATGCTGGCTGCTCACCTTAGGACTGAACGTGCTTTCTACAGATTGCCATGTTTTATGGAGGTAGGGGGACTGGGGAACATTTTGTGCTCAGTGAACCCCAGGGATTTTGTAAATTCTGTTTTTGAAGAATGTCCAAATAAAGGGcttataataaaaagaaatctctcactccctccctctctctcttctttctatCACCcccttctttctgtctgtatctccctgtcctcctccctctccctccctccatccctccctccctctccctccctctccctctctcccctccctctctctcttctttctatCACCCCCTTTTTTCTGTCCGTatctccctgtcctcctccctctccctccctccctctccctctctccctctccctctctctccctctatccctcactcgctctctctccctccttccatctctcgctttccctctctctccctctttctcatcctctctcctactctccctcctcctctctcccatcctccctctctctccctcctccctcccatccctctcctctccctctctgcatcCCACGCTTcgtccttccctctccctccctctctctctcccatccctctctccctccctccctccctccctctcactctctcactctctccctccctctctccctctctctccctctctctcccatcctccctcctctccctccctccctctcctctctccctccctccctccctatctctctccctctctctcgccgcAGACTGGCAGATTGCCACGCTGGCCCTGTTGCTGGGTGGGGCCGCCCTcattctcttctctttcctggTGGGGCTGGTGTCCGTGTGCGTCGGGTCCCGGAGACGCTTCTACAGGCCCGTCGCTGTGATGCTGTTTGctgcaggtaacacacacacatatgcatacacacacacacacacactcgcacacacacacacgcgcacacacacaaaaacacaaacacacacgcacacgcacacgcacatgcacacgcacacgcacacacacacacatgcacacacgcacacacacacacacacacacacacacacacatacacacacacgcacacacacacgcacacacacacacacacacacacacacacacacactcacatgcgcacacacacactcacgcacacacacacactcacactcacacacacacacacatacactctcacacacacatacactcacacatacactcacgcacgcacgcacgcacgcacactcacacacacacacacacacacacatacacatacacatacacacacacacacatacatgcatacatgcacatgtaaaTGGTGATGGGAATGAGGTCAGGAATGCATatagtccccccccctccagacaacctcaccaccccccacccccccatcaggTGAAGCTATTTATATACTTCTTCATGCaccaggctctctctctctgtcatattgaaatgaaaaaattattggCGCTAGAATAAACTGAATTTCCCTGCCAAGGAAATTCAGAGGATAGTAAATTCAAAACCCAAAGTGTTCACAACATGAAACCGTATACAAAGCTCATAATCAGATTTATTACGTAACTCTTCTCCTTATGGTCCTCCCTCTTAATTAAAAAGTGTTCTGATGCTTAATTATACAGAACACTCCTCCCAGTTataccacccccctcccctcttaaTTACAGAACCCTCCCTTGTAATTATGAAGCCCCTCCCTCTAAATCTACAGTGTATTGACATGTGATTTTGCCACAGGTATTAAATAATAAGAGGCCATtagaaattaaatcattttttccccttggaGATCCTGtaaacacatacccacacattctgtgtgtatactgtataagaaacaacaaaaagtgGGGAAACTCAAAGCTAATCAGGACTAATGTTCTTAAACATTGACTGGTCacaatgtttattgtttttcttgtgttatttgtttttttgtttttttgtcttttatttaaaataatatgcttGTTACCCAGCCGTGGCCCGAGCAACTACTAGTCAGCCAGATAGCTAGTTCTCTCTATCTAGGTTTCCATTCCAAATGCGGAAGAGACATTGGCAACTCTCAATCTATTTGGAGGCTCAAATCTTTTCATATTCTTGCATCCTTCACTGCCAatttgtttgattctgattctgattgaTCTAACAATCTGCTAGAAGATGCTTTTTCTCGAAGATAAACAATCAGTAATGCTGTATGGATATGCCCATCTTGGGCCATGCTGCAGCATCCAGTTGAACTCAAGTGTCGGTGACAAAGCTGGAAATTACTAGAGCCAAAAGAAATTATGGAAATAAGACACAAACGGGAAAcaaacatttccctttttttcctctgaagaCACTAcatatttcagaatttattGTAAACTGCATTGAAAAGGGATAAAGTATTTTAAGAGggttaaatatgtaaaaataaaaaaaagccagtgTTTCAGATTGAAATGTGCTAAATGTGTAAAGCTACATGTTGGGATttaattcttttgttttttttgtgtgttcctCTGTGTATCTGCTGTTTGCAGTTTCACTCGTTCTGAGGGTATTTTGATCATTCCATTGTGAATTGGAATTCCTAAATGAAATAGGGaattaataaaatcttttttttcctctaaaaGTAAACAGGCAGAGATGTGCATTCAGGAATGTGGAAAATATAGGTTCAGTGTCCTCCCCGGTATTTTGTTTCAGtcgcctggatttgctaattagcacaattcttcagccagaactaattagtgaactCAGCTGGCAGAGTTCGTgtgtggaagaaacacatgacaggacttctactttctgacccctggtcCTCCCTCCTCTGGGGAGCATGCCAGTAAAATGAAACCTCTTTTTTTcatctgtccttctctctctttcccctcccctttacttcctccctctctccattcaaTTCAGCTAATTTAAATCGTGTTTTTTTGGCAGGGAAAACTGAAGCAGCTTTTCCAAAGCGTTCACGTGCAATATAAAGAGTCCAGTGGCGGCTGATTGgttcattcggttaaggcaacGCACTGTGGTGCGCGGATGCACGTCACTgctttgtaatgttttgcaaacatacggaataatatattaatacacTTAAGATGAGATTTGTAAGCATCACATTTGTAAGGTTTatgaatggtaaaaataaaactgatcaaGGACAAGATGGTGTATTTATAAAGATGTAcgtgctgttctctctctctctctctctctcagtggtacTCCAGGTGTGCAGTCTGGTTCTCTACCCAATCAAGTTTATCGAGACCATCAGTCTACGAATTTACCATGAATTTAACTGGGGGTACGGTCTGGCGTGGGGTGCCACCATCTTCTCCTTTGGAGCGGCCCTGCTGTACTGCCTGAACCCCAAGAGCTACGAAGACTACTACTGACCCTGACGAGCAgcgtacccacaatgcacccccccccctttcttttacACACAGCTGTCTGTGATAGCAGCCCCCCAAACCCTGAGCTTTCTCTGCAGAACTGACCGTCCTAGTAAAGAAATGGTTTCTGCAGAAATGATCCAACCACAACAGTGACACATTTCCTACAGAATGGAGCACTCCAAGAACACCAGAGCCCCATGCAGAAATGACCATCTTTACAaagacattttatgtttatttaaaatgttcttacaTCTAGGGTTTTTGCAGAATTGAGTATCCAAGCATGCACATGTTCTCTGCTGACCTGTaaattctctcacacacacaaacctacacacacacacacacacacacactcacacaaattcagacacacactgccGAACTGGACATTGTAACGTACATCATATCTGTGCAGAACCGAACATTCTAACAGACATAGTCTACCTCTGCAGGACTGCTCTTCCTAAGGAAAACACTGTCGCTGTATAAATCCTAAGACACGCAGCATCTGTACACACGGGCCTGCAGTATATGGACTACAGAACCATCtgacccatgcacacacacttttctctcTAGtattctgtgtctgtctgacagacgcacacccacacacacacacaattttcttACTCTGTACAGAGCTGACCGTCCTTACAAAGCTGGTCTTCGAATGACTGATCATCCAgccgctcgcacacacacacacacacacgcacacacacaaacacataatctTTATTAATACGGTCTTTCTACAGTTAAAACAATCTCATTAATTAAACTGTACTATACTATGTAAAAACATACCCAGTAGTCCAGAGTGGGGCTTTGATGCTCTGGCTGTAGATTCTAAGTTATAGACTGTGTTTTTCTGACTctgtatatcattttaaaaaccatcAGAGATGTTTGTGGCAAAGGCTCATGGAATACTACTACTATTTGTGTTAATGTCTGGTGACCATGGAAACCTCTTGTAGAGATGAGATGTCATGGGGCTGCAAGCTTACTGAAGAATGTAACTAGTTAAACAAGAGAATGGAGCTCTGTAACCAATCGGACCTGACTACAGAGCCCTGTAACCAATCAGACCTGACTACAGAGCCctgtaaccaatcagatttattGCTGGAGCTCTGGAACCTATCATACACGACAGTAACAGTGGGTTATTTTAAGGCTGCGTATGCTAGATTTTATGGATGAACTGGAGGAATTGCGAATCTGTGTTGTTTCAAGTGTACAGTAACACAGCATTTATCACAGGTGTTTTGACTACCATCACTAAAAAATTTGCATTTCGGTACAAAGAATCCATTCCTGATGAATCCTAAAGAGAATCTAAGATTGTCTGAGTTGAATGTTTAGCTGCACTCAGGCAGCCTGACCCATAGGAGGACAGTCAAACCCAGGGTATAGTTGTTGGACCATTTGTTGGACCAATCAGGTGCTGTCTAGAAGTCCCGGAGAGAATGTGAAAGCATGATAACCAATCACTGGCTTGTATAAGATGTACAGAAGTTTCTTTCAGTTTCTTAAACTGATGAGTTTTCTGCCCATTTGTAATTGTGGGTGTGGttagggtttgtgtgtgtgtgtgtgtgtttttgcaagAGAGATagtgtctgcacgtgtgtgagtgagtttatgagagattgtgtgtgcatgcctgtgtgtatgcatgtgtgtgtgtgagacagtgcaCATATATGAGTGTGAACTTATaagagaggttgtgtgtgtgcatgcatgcgtgtttgtgtatgcgtgtgtgtgagtgcacgtgtgagaCATTGTGAGGTTGTCGGGGAGGGTAGTTGTGTGATGGGATGCCAATAACACATGATGTAGGAGTCACAGTTTACCAAGTTATTTAGGCCCcaatttctctctcccctccccttaGATCCCCCAGCCTCTTCAATAAGCCACAGTTTAATGAACCGAGATCTACCATGTGTGTATTACTGTAACTGCATTAATGAATGTTTCAGTATCAATCCAGCATTATAGATTACCATGTATTTAAGCTGACCGATGAACAGATCTGGTATGTGAGGTCaaatgtacagagagagagagagagagagagagagagagagatgtattcTGCTTTTCCTGAGTGTGTATTTCTACATAGGAATGGGCACTTTGGTGTACTTCCTGCCTGCTGTGCATGGCTCCCTCTTCCCCAATCAGTGTGTCTCTATAGGGCGTTTCTATAGGGCATTTCAGTGTGTCTCTATAGGGCGTTTCTATAGGGCATTTCAGTGTGTCTCTATAGGCTGTTTCTATAGGGC contains:
- the tmem47 gene encoding transmembrane protein 47 isoform X2, coding for MASSASGAEEVRVSVLTPLKLVGLVCIFLALCLDIGAVLSPAWVTADNQYYLSLWDSCWKPAASDTWRCSSTFGSDWQIATLALLLGGAALILFSFLVGLVSVCVGSRRRFYRPVAVMLFAAVVLQVCSLVLYPIKFIETISLRIYHEFNWGYGLAWGATIFSFGAALLYCLNPKSYEDYY
- the tmem47 gene encoding transmembrane protein 47 isoform X1 gives rise to the protein MASSASGAEEVRVSVLTPLKLVGLVCIFLALCLDIGAVLSPAWVTADNQYYLSLWDSCWKPAASDTWRCSSTFGSEYARDWQIATLALLLGGAALILFSFLVGLVSVCVGSRRRFYRPVAVMLFAAVVLQVCSLVLYPIKFIETISLRIYHEFNWGYGLAWGATIFSFGAALLYCLNPKSYEDYY